The DNA segment GCTCTTCTTAAACCACAAGTTGTTAATTCATGGGCTGGTTAAATATTTCTATGCATGGTTGCAAAGCAGAGGTTCCGCCTGGACACGTTTCAATGGGGATTTAATTCAGCTCGCTGCTGGGGGTTTAACAGTAACAGTAGACCACACAGATGTTCCTGACACTTGAAGACAGTGCAAGGTATTCGTCATTAATCATTGGCAGAACTGATTTGAATATGACAAATTAGACGTATACTGTAGATTCCAATAGCCTGCCTTAGGCAACTTTCTGTTACCGTttgtagagtagcctacattagccTAATCAGGAATATGTTATTGAGCAACTATTATCACTTGCCTTTATGAAATAAGCACCATATTTTGAAGATTTACATCAAGCCAGGGACATTTTGTTTCCAGGGCAACTGCCTCTGTGGCAACTCTAACAAGGGTAAACTTATGTCCACTCCGTCGAGTTCTCCGCTCGCGATTGGTTTGCACCCCATCAATCGTTCCGTCTTATTTTCTCTTTGTGCTGCAAGATTGGCCCGTTCCTGTCCATCAATAATGCAGAAGAGGTCACCTTTCCGAAATCTCTAGTCTGTGGTAAGGTGAGGTTTTCAGTGCAACGCAGGTGCAACTGATGGATGGAAATGCAACAGCTCCTTCGATGACAAGAACAAGAAAATAGATtgtgagtaggctacattttatcattatttctTTAAAACGTCGTTCATCACGTTTATATTTTGATACGTGTTTGATATGCACTTTCAGTTACCCTACTTGTGTATTGTGATTATCTTGTAGCATGTAGACTCGAAGTGGTAGTTGATCTACTGTATTAACCGTATTACAATGAGCTACATAGCCCAAAATAGCTTGCATTTCAGAAAACCACATGCTTAATTGGTTGTAAGTGTCTCACTAAAGCAAATGACCGCAAATACAAAAGTATTCCTGGTATCCACGGGAAATTCTTTCCTATAATCCCTCAGTGGCTGACTTCAGAACCCAACCTCCTCCATATAATTTGTTACCACAATGATCAGTAGCCTTTTTCTGCAGTTTAAGGAACAAACAGTAGAAAAAGTCAGTATTCTCTGTTGGAATTGGGCGTGAAAACTTGAAAGATGGTTCATAAAACCCATCTATccacatcttttttttctctctctctctctctctctctctatctctctcaaacacacacacacacacacacacacacacacacacatgtgcccaAACCTAATGTAATATTTGACATGAAGTCGTTTATAGACTGTGGAGCCGCTGACATCATACATGGAGCTGTTGGGATCCACCCAGATAGCCACGTACACACGGCCCAAGACCAGCCACTTCCTGCCGGCCATCTCCACCATGGCATCCAGCTACCGGAGCCACCAGCCCCTTTCCACGTCCAACCCCAACGCCAACATGCCCTGGAGGACCGACACCTACTACAGAGCCGGCAGCggcatccctccctctctctcctccatcccccgGGACGCACTGGACCTCGTCCGAGCCAAGACCACGCTCTTCCCGTCCAACCGGGCCGCGCTGAGCGCCCGCTACATGCCCGACGACTGGCACAAGTCCAACCAGAGCCACTACCGGGAGTCCGAGTCGTCGCGGAACAGCGCCGAGCGGCTGCGCCGAGACACGGTGCGCTTGATGCAGGACAAGGACCACCTGACCCGCCGCTCGCAGGAGACCACCAGCCGCAACCTGGGCGAGCGGCTCAACGACATCAGCTTCTGGCGCTCGGAGCTCAGCCACGAGGTCAACAACATGGTGACGGAGATCGCGGCGCTGACCGAGGTCAAACGTAGGCTGGAAAGGGCCCTGGCCGAGACCGAGTCCCCCCTACAGGTGAGTAGAGTTGCAACAGTAAGTCAGAGGTTACCAGAGGTTTGATAGTGCATTTCATAATGGTTGGGGATGATTTAGGAGGGTGTCAGAATAATGGGTGAACATGTGTATATGGTTTCGCAGCCACTTTACATCGTACCAAGGTGTAACACAATGTTGGTATAGTGCTGCAACCCTACAGGTGAGAGGGGAGATCAGCTTTAGATGGGGTTTAGATCAGAGATCAGGTTTACCCAATTATGGTTTCCTTAGTCTACTACTACAGAGAAGTCCATAACCAGCTGGGTGCATAATGGTCTAGAAAACTGCATACTTGCATAGGAAGCTAATTGCATGCATTTTCATGTTCATGCAAGTTATATGAATTAAATGTCTTAAATGATATTGCACATTATTTTATCTGCATAGCAAAAGTTTAGACATAGCAGCCATTTTGATCTTCCAGTGTTTGCAAACTGAAAAAAGAATGACTTCCAACTTCAATAGAAGACACCCAATGACTCAGCATCTTTCTGGAAACAAAAAAACTGTTTATTTAATTGCAAAACTTCCAAGTGCGTTTAAGTGCTCTAGTCTCGAGCATCACAAGATACACCCGCATCAGATCAGCGTAGCCATAGTTACGTCTCCCCGGAGGTCATTCCGCTGGCTATTGTTTTGCAGTGGTCGCTAGGTGACGCAGTCGTGGAACACAGCAGTGGTCATTTCCTTTATGCCTGGTGGCCATTAGGCATGTAGTAGTGGAGGCATTAGGTGTGTGTCACGCTGATCCAGGCCCAAGATCCAGTGACAGGGCTGGAGAGCGGTGACGACTCGGATCAGATGTCTAGAGCCTTTTCTTCTGAAGCCCCAGGTAACTGAAACCGCTGGGCTGGAGCTGCTGTGTCCTCAATCACGTCAAAGACACCGCAGCCGCGCCTTGGATCAGCCACTTAGCCCCTTTAATGTCATCCATCACTGTCAAGATCAGACCACAGCCATTAGTCACTGATGTACCGCTGACTGTGTAGTCTACGTAAGGCAGTGGAACAGAATAAACATTTCACACAGTTACAGTGATCCCATGGGTGTTTTCAGTTTCATTGCTGTCATACTGTAGAGAATATTCATAGATGACATAGTAATGTTTCTATTGGACCACAGCTCAGTTCACTTCTGTTTTTATAATCTGCTTTACAAGTGCACATTTGTTCTACTAGACTAGGGCATGCAGAAGAAGGTGccaatggaccctttcaagagagttccattatcagcatcatagttggccccacaagacttcctttttaacattccatatgtgatcttaatgcagaggaagtagattggggcccaaatagaacgttcaagcattgtttttgtttttattgttgaaagggtctatagctaAAAGTCTGTTGTATGAGATGACATTATGCAGAACAACATGTTATCTGAGGCAATACAAGGACTTTAGAACATACATTTttacatcagtgtttcccatacattgacttatttgtggcggcccaccacaatatcaacattgaccaccacacaatgatttttccaggttgtactaaattgtacttaaatctggttagcatcataaccacgctgtgctaatttgttaaaaactgttgcattcaagttaattttgcaaacctaccaccacaaatataattaaattctgtgggaaacactgtacatGTTTGTCAGCTTGGCTGTATTtgttatgtttatggttatgggatttggcagacactaTTGTATACACTATACCCAGATTGGGCATGTTTTTAAAGATACTATGTGAAGTTTTCAATAACATTAACAAAAGACAAATAACAACAGAAGTTAGTATGAAAACCTGCCAGCACTGGGCTGTAATGCTACTTTGTACCACTTGTTGGCGCTGTATTGAATACAATGCAAGTCAATAGAAAAGTGCCGTGTGGCTGCATTCAAGACTACTTGAATCCTGCAGAATTACACACTGCTCCTTTAATCCATCTAAATCCTACTGGAGCAGGTCCTCATCTGGCTGTGTTCTTATCTCCAGGTGGCCCAGGAGTGCCTGTatcacagagagaagaggatgtCCATCGATCTGGTCCATGATGATGTGGAGAAAGACCTGATAAAGGTAGCATTTCATCTGATCTTTGATCTTTGACCTGTGGAACCTATGAAACACTATAGCTGACCCCTAGGAAGGAGGTCAGTTATTTGACACTTGAGGACCAGCCCTGGAATGGACGCTGGTCAGATTGCTTGACCCCATAGAATAATAAAGCAATTGCTATCTCTTTGGAAGAGTATATGAGGTCAAGTCACAGGTTTTTCCATTCAAATCAATGTGTTTCTCAAAGATAAAATAACAGAATTGATGTTAATGATTGCCTTCTACTCTTACCCCATAGAATGTCATATGACACAGATTCCACTATCATTTCTAGGAACAGCTAGAGATCACTTGTTTTCCTTGACTGTTCTTACTTTCTCATCAGGAGGTGGAAGTCATCAAGTCATGCCAGGAGAGAATGAGGAGACATCTAGACAGAGCAGTGGCTCAGCTAGCGTGAGTGAAGTAtctaaaccagagactttctaatgaggagacacagcactcaaagaatctcccattGAAATGTAttgggttagtttgtaacacaaacatggcagtcgtctacacatattccagCCATTCTGCCGccaaagttgacatgtgaaaacatcatgccaatcaagtggtatgttgtgaatacatcgtgccaatcatgtgttgtgatgtcgctgctggagcgaggttggtatcgtgaagccttgcacacgcgcaATTCTGCCCAAagtagatgcccgataagtgcccaaaatgcgttgcaatatggccaccgagtagagggacttgcctaaaaggactttgtcgAAGCCATCCTACCCTCACAACCAGTACTCACAAACAATTCTAAAGTATATTGCAATATATTTATGAGAGCTTCTTTAAAGGATAactcacatatatatataatatgaaaGACGCTGCTGAGTGACACTGCTGACTTCACTATCCCATACCTGGACATACTAGTTAGCGGTAATCTTTCTGTATGGGCGAAATGTGCAGTGAACTGACCGAACTGTCCATGGCTGCTCTCCTCAGCTGATCCGTCTATTTCTGGCGTCTCCTGGTCTCCCCCATTCAGCTCCAACCGGGCCGCCCAGCACGAGCTGGAGAGAGACGTCAACGACAAGGTGACAGCCCAGCGCATCGACGACAGGTGCCACCACCTCAGGAACACATCTGACGGCATCAGCTATTACAGGGGCATCGACCGCCTCGACCCGTCGTGAGTACCCATCACATGTAGTTATGGTTGTGGTTGTAGTTGCTTGGTAgaagcttttatccaaagtgatacAACATAG comes from the Alosa alosa isolate M-15738 ecotype Scorff River chromosome 22, AALO_Geno_1.1, whole genome shotgun sequence genome and includes:
- the tekt3 gene encoding tektin-3, which gives rise to MELLGSTQIATYTRPKTSHFLPAISTMASSYRSHQPLSTSNPNANMPWRTDTYYRAGSGIPPSLSSIPRDALDLVRAKTTLFPSNRAALSARYMPDDWHKSNQSHYRESESSRNSAERLRRDTVRLMQDKDHLTRRSQETTSRNLGERLNDISFWRSELSHEVNNMVTEIAALTEVKRRLERALAETESPLQVAQECLYHREKRMSIDLVHDDVEKDLIKEVEVIKSCQERMRRHLDRAVAQLASNRAAQHELERDVNDKVTAQRIDDRCHHLRNTSDGISYYRGIDRLDPSLSLPDTWSKFTDDNILHSQSERAASHKLRDDIEVLLNTTSNEMWKQFNAVNMAFTSRLSETADAKNSLQTHLAKTLQEIFQTETLIESLKRAIRDKEAPLKVAQTRLEERTRRPNVELCRDYPHHRLVSEVREIEDTIHCLRERLMEAEGTLQTLVKAKVSLEHDLSIKANSLFLDQEKCMSMRKTFPSTPRLVGYS